Proteins encoded by one window of Torulaspora delbrueckii CBS 1146 chromosome 2, complete genome:
- the PRP28 gene encoding mRNA splicing protein PRP28 (similar to Saccharomyces cerevisiae PRP28 (YDR243C); ancestral locus Anc_8.469): protein MGRPPSLESLLGKKRKPEGEDSGLNGIEKPKFLSVGERERLVATRTPSVNQKPLKVEKKRVTEDLEVPEDKFKSNSERQSVKRSRFRFDWNEDSDTLAGYEPIVNTKVSFLVNEKSGGDSLESSRMGKRWQEKTLKEMTDRDWRIFREDFEITTKGGSIENPIRNWHESRILKDDMLDVIVNSLKYKEPTPIQRIAIPNICKRGSRDFLGVASTGSGKTLAFVIPILIKMISSEPRPPALKSIEGPKALILAPTRELAQQIQAESEKITKLWNVKNPEYSCRVVSVVGGHSLEETTYNLQKGCDILVATPGRLIDSLESHILTIKQVETLVLDEADRMIDLGFEEQVTKIFNILESTSEQGKIQKLMFTATMSGSIERIANGYLQKPSYATIGRGEGSIPQIQQLVYYSGSEERRFRRVKSLLEQYMPPIIVFVTYKKTADWLVQKFNQETSFRVTVLHGSKSQDQREHSLQLLRSGKAQVMIATNVAARGLDIPNVSLVVNFQISKQFEDYIHRIGRTGRAGMKGTAITFLGDDENTQIVEEISKYIKNNNPTNSNVFDNTLREKYNIENHQMDELIY, encoded by the coding sequence ATGGGTCGTCCTCCTAGTTTAGAAAGTTTATTGGGTAAGAAACGAAAGCCTGAGGGTGAAGATAGCGGCTTGAACGGTATAGAGAAGCCCAAGTTTCTGTCGGTAGGTGAACGGGAAAGATTGGTTGCTACACGTACTCCAAGTGTAAACCAGAAACCTTTAAAAGTTGAGAAGAAGCGGGTTACTGAGGATTTAGAAGTCCCAGAAGATAAATTCAAATCGAATAGTGAGCGACAATCTGTTAAACGCTCACGGTTTAGATTTGATTGGAATGAGGACTCAGATACGTTAGCTGGGTATGAACCGATTGTCAATACCAAAGTTTCGTTCTTAGTTAATGAAAAGAGTGGTGGAGATTCATTGGAGAGCTCCAGGATGGGCAAACGTTGGCAGGAAAAGACTCTCAAAGAGATGACTGATAGAGATTGGAGGATATTTcgtgaagattttgaaatcaCAACTAAAGGTGGGTCGATAGAGAATCCCATAAGAAATTGGCACGAATCAAGAATTTTAAAGGATGATATGCTGGACGTTATCGTCAATAGCTTAAAATATAAGGAACCTACGCCAATCCAGAGGATAGCAATACCCAACATCTgcaaaagaggaagcagaGATTTTCTCGGAGTGGCGTCGACTGGTTCAGGTAAGACATTAGCTTTTGTCATTCCCATATTGATTAAGATGATTAGTTCTGAGCCGAGGCCTccagctttgaaatcaataGAAGGTCCAAAGGCCCTTATATTGGCACCGACAAGAGAATTGGCACAACAGATACAAGCAGAGTCAGAAAAAATAACAAAACTTTGGAACGTTAAGAATCCTGAATACTCTTGTCGAGTAGTTTCTGTCGTTGGTGGGCATAGTCTGGAAGAAACTACTTATAATCTCCAAAAGGGCTGTGATATATTGGTCGCTACTCCTGGACGTCTAATAGACTCGCTGGAATCTCACATACTGACCATCAAGCAAGTTGAGACCCTCGTCTTGGATGAAGCTGATCGAATGATAGACCTGGGCTTTGAAGAGCAAGTGACAAAGATTTTTAACATTTTGGAGTCTACATCAGAACAGGGAAAAATACAGAAACTCATGTTTACCGCTACGATGTCCGGAAGTATCGAGCGGATCGCGAATGGTTATCTACAAAAGCCGTCTTACGCAACTATTGGTCGTGGTGAAGGTTCAATTCCGCAAATTCAACAACTTGTTTACTACTCAGGAAGTGAGGAGCGGCGGTTTAGAAGGGTCAAGAGTCTTCTGGAACAGTATATGCCGCCTATAATTGTTTTCGTGACTTACAAGAAGACGGCAGATTGGCTAGTACAAAAGTTCAACCAGGAAACCTCTTTCAGAGTGACGGTGCTACATGGTTCAAAATCACAGGATCAAAGAGAACACTCATTGCAACTTCTGCGGTCTGGCAAGGCTCAGGTAATGATTGCTACCAATGTAGCAGCTAGAGGCTTGGATATACCAAATGTCTCGCTGGTCGTGAATTTCCAGATCTCCAagcaatttgaagattacATTCACAGAATTGGTAGAACTGGTCGTGCTGGAATGAAGGGAACGGCAATTACATTCTTGGGGGACGATGAGAATACTCagattgttgaagaaatctcGAAGTACatcaaaaataataatCCCACTAATTCGAATGTCTTTGATAACACTCTGAGGGAAAAATACAATATTGagaatcatcaaatggatGAATTAATATATTAA
- the AMD2 gene encoding putative amidase (similar to Saccharomyces cerevisiae AMD2 (YDR242W); ancestral locus Anc_8.467) yields the protein MSWEEKVSEKRSQLRSKIPKEWLLEDEVLQFLKNEKKDLNKNLDSLCSKLENEITNSTILKLREKLLAQELTCFQIINAFCHRAALCHQIVNCLTEIMFQEAFQAARELDAKRPAILPPLYGIPISLKDQCNVEGVDTTMGYLGRAFKPKTKGEESLIVQHLREQGAVLYVKTTVPSSMMATDTASNTFGITLNGLNQNFSPGGSSGGEGALIACRGSLLGLGTDIGGSIRIPSSYHGLYGLKPTYGRVPYLRVDNSFQGRELIPSVIGPLARDLDDLRYFMSIIVNTCKPWIQDVNCVPYHFDFDRIESHKDYVVGFWYGDGVITPPPSDIRALKMCEAIVKATPGFKAVRWQPPTELHKELHDIAMKADIADAGVEIMSEFDASGEPLIDILKLMVLGEETPTCTVNEWWTLNKKAYAAKTAYREYYNKFAPEDKVDVIVGPITLTPFRPGDMLKTTLRYVLLVNVLNFPSLNVPVTTINRKLDTLMDTTKALSSEDTMVMDYWNKLIESDDVEGFPVSLQIMSPTYDDNIVCKFGSWLASQLAKSS from the coding sequence ATGTCGTGGGAGGAAAAAGTTAGTGAAAAGAGATCACAGCTACGGTCAAAGATACCCAAAGAATGGttattggaagatgaagtcttgcaatttctgAAAAACgagaagaaggatttgaatAAAAACCTCGATTCTCTCTGTTCGAAGCTCGAGAATGAGATTACCAACTCCACCATTTTAAAATTAAGAGAAAAACTGTTGGCTCAGGAATTGACTtgctttcaaatcatcaatgcATTTTGTCATCGTGCAGCTTTGTGTCATCAAATTGTAAATTGTCTTACTGAAATAATGTTCCAAGAGGCTTTCCAAGCGGCCAGGGAATTGGATGCTAAGAGACCGGCCATTTTGCCGCCCCTATATGGTATACCAATCTCGCTGAAAGATCAATGCAATGTTGAGGGTGTGGATACAACAATGGGTTACCTTGGAAGAGCCTTCAAACCCAAGACCAAGGGAGAAGAGTCGCTCATAGTGCAGCATCTGAGGGAACAAGGTGCTGTCCTCTATGTCAAGACAACGGTGCCATCGTCAATGATGGCTACTGACACTGCATCGAACACCTTTGGGATTACATTGAATGGGCTGaaccaaaatttctcacCTGGAGGCTCATCAGGAGGAGAGGGAGCGCTTATTGCATGCAGAGGTTCTCTACTAGGTCTTGGGACTGACATAGGCGGGAGTATCAGAATTCCCAGTAGCTATCATGGCTTGTATGGCCTTAAGCCAACATACGGAAGAGTACCCTACTTGAGGGTGGACAATTCTTTTCAAGGGCGGGAATTAATACCAAGTGTGATCGGACCTCTGGCTAGGGATCTGGACGATTTGAGATACTTTATGAGCATCATAGTGAATACCTGCAAGCCGTGGATACAGGATGTTAATTGTGTGCCATACCACTTCGATTTTGATAGGATAGAATCTCATAAGGACTACGTCGTTGGTTTTTGGTACGGAGATGGTGTCATAACACCTCCGCCTAGCGATATCAGAGCCCTCAAGATGTGTGAAGCAATCGTAAAAGCGACTCCTGGTTTCAAAGCAGTGAGATGGCAGCCACCCACTGAACTTCACAAAGAACTGCACGATATAGCCATGAAGGCCGATATTGCAGACGCAGGAGTGGAGATCATGAGCGAGTTTGACGCCAGCGGCGAGCCCTTAATAGATATTCTAAAACTCATGGTTTTGGGTGAAGAGACTCCGACATGCACCGTGAATGAATGGTGGACATTAAATAAAAAAGCGTACGCTGCGAAGACTGCCTACAGAGAGTATTATAATAAGTTTGCCCCAGAAGATAAAGTGGACGTCATAGTGGGTCCGATCACTCTTACCCCTTTCAGACCTGGGGATATGTTAAAAACTACTCTGAGATATGTCTTGCTGGTCAACGTGTTAAATTTCCCATCACTAAATGTTCCTGTGACAACCATTAATCGTAAACTTGATACTTTGATGGATACGACGAAAGCTTTATCCTCTGAAGATACGATGGTGATGGATTATTGGAACAAGCTGATTGAATCCGACGATGTCGAGGGCTTTCCAGTATCTTTACAGATCATGAGTCCCACTTACGATGATAATATCGTTTGTAAGTTTGGAAGCTGGCTAGCCAGTCAGCTTGCAAAAAGCAGTTAG
- the CWC2 gene encoding active spliceosome conformation promoter CWC2 (similar to Saccharomyces cerevisiae CWC2 (YDL209C); ancestral locus Anc_8.466), producing the protein MSKQKSWRDRSAKVQVSESELPSSIPSQTGLVFNVWYNKWSQGSSEQKRFVNPYRLDPERHSGLTRGDKEGAQFFCLYFAKGMCCLGKRCHYMHHIPEDKDIARLSMKTDILDCFGREKYGFYRDDMGGIGSFRKMNRTLYIGGLGGALNNKQLKASQIESRIRFVFSELGEIDRVRFVDAKNCAFVKFKHSANAEFAKEAMSNQTLLIPSDKEWDDRKEGTGLLCKWANDDPDPEARKREEEEQKRESVKMMVRLLDNHMSNNAELQPSETKRPIAALEDAKSNDTSIFGQDLLDKLKRRKLVKERTPTKTATMGEKAKSRSLVEYPSSDEE; encoded by the coding sequence ATGTCTAAGCAAAAATCATGGAGAGATAGATCAGCTAAAGTACAAGTGTCAGAATCCGAATTACCGtcatcaattccttctcaaaCCGGTTTGGTATTCAATGTGTGGTACAATAAGTGGTCTCAAGGGTCGAGTGAACAAAAAAGATTTGTGAACCCCTATAGATTGGACCCTGAAAGACATTCGGGTCTTACTAGAGGAGATAAGGAGGGAGCGCAGTTCTTTTGTTTGTATTTCGCCAAGGGTATGTGCTGTTTGGGAAAGCGGTGTCATTATATGCATCATATACCAGAAGATAAAGATATTGCACGTTTATCCATGAAAACAGATATTTTAGACTGTTTTGGACGAGAGAAGTATGGCTTTTATCGAGACGATATGGGCGGTATTGGATCTTTTAGAAAAATGAACAGAACGTTATATATTGGTGGGCTTGGAGGTGCCTTAAACAACAAACAGTTGAAAGCTTCTCAGATTGAAAGTCGTATACGATTTGTGTTTTCTGAGCTGGGTGAAATTGACAGAGTACGATTTGTAGATGCCAAGAATTGTGCATTTGTCAAGTTTAAACATTCTGCAAATGCTGAGTTTGCAAAAGAGGCAATGAGCAATCAAACTTTGCTCATACCTAGCGACAAAGAATGGGATGATCGAAAGGAAGGAACCGGTCTTCTGTGCAAATGGGCCAACGATGATCCAGATCCAGAAGCGCGCAAGAGagaggaggaagaacaaaagCGGGAATCTGTCAAGATGATGGTTAGATTGCTCGACAACCACATGTCTAACAATGCAGAATTACAGCCATCAGAGACAAAAAGACCTATTGCGGCGCTAGAGGATGCTAAATCCAATGATACATCGATTTTTGGCCAGGACTTGCTGGATAAGTTAAAGAGGCGAAAACTTGTGAAGGAGAGAACGCCAACGAAGACGGCTACAATGGGTGAGAAGGCAAAATCTCGATCTTTGGTTGAATATCCATCGTCTGACGAGGAGTAA
- the NHP2 gene encoding snoRNA-binding protein NHP2 (similar to Saccharomyces cerevisiae NHP2 (YDL208W); ancestral locus Anc_8.465): protein MAKEQSKESKSEDNYDARMPAVLPFAKPLASKKLNKKLLKTVKKASKAKNVKRGVKEVVKALRKGEKGLVVIAGDISPADVISHLPVLCEDSSVPYIFVPSKQDLGSAGATKRPTSVVFIVPGSNKKKEGKAKEEEYKESFNEVVKEVEAL, encoded by the coding sequence ATGGCTAAGGAACAGAGTAAAGAATCAAAGTCTGAAGACAACTACGATGCAAGAATGCCAGCAGTTCTACCGTTCGCTAAACCACTAGCGTCCAAGAAGCTAAATAAGAAATTGTTAAAGACTGTCAAGAAGGCTTCAAAGGCCAAGAATGTAAAAAGAGGTGTTAAAGAAGTCGTTAAGGCATTGAGAAAGGGTGAAAAAGGTTTGGTTGTCATAGCCGGTGACATCTCACCGGCTGATGTTATCTCCCATTTGCCTGTTCTTTGTGAGGATAGCTCAGTCCCATACATTTTTGTCCCATCTAAACAGGATCTAGGATCCGCTGGTGCTACTAAAAGACCAACTTCTGTTGTATTTATTGTGCCAGGTagcaacaagaagaaggaaggCAAGgccaaggaagaagagtaTAAGGAGTCATTCAACGAAGTTGTTAAGGAAGTCGAAGCTTTATAA
- the SNU56 gene encoding Snu56p (similar to Saccharomyces cerevisiae SNU56 (YDR240C); ancestral locus Anc_8.464) → MPVKKRQFQQGVIPNSKRQRKTHDEFFQSQDLWKNLDRVRTSYNGAESVMKNSYLFITVFTKSAIAEYNSCIKSLHEYVDAEKLQLIELEADYGFLMLKSFTLLDCCLVLTVLFALKNKRWIAANASEYFSIPSNVALAGCIYLPENFTGTEKRYQSPISISESHFNSILGFRELSFSASSNISLTSFMDSLSTLFSTMKFGKSTGAIVQRFHKAFRHYQNRLNLSLHEGSLPVGIMFDMAKVRRENLPNIENSKRNLKAYAEQVVTFNNQASLKKDVSTKEDTEDTNNVTKQVPNRQQASDHSGSSRNLMLASGANHSNSGNNNFMTQDQIKEHCVATIKASMDVLKTKSPYQIFKLYVKCPRQDYADIVYQNLNDLRSQTNCNIVILNLNNLHESNPWFDSLDVGPYTSFVQRPHPSTVRVISIGGIGEHMIKALDAISKVLSTPLPSVTH, encoded by the coding sequence ATGCCTGTAAAGAAGAGACAGTTTCAACAGGGAGTAATACCGAATTCCAAACGACAGCGCAAGACTCATGATGAATTCTTCCAATCTCAGGACCTGTGGAAAAACCTTGACAGAGTGAGGACCAGCTATAATGGAGCTGAGAGTGTGATGAAGAATAGCTATTTGTTTATTACTGTGTTTACGAAGAGTGCGATAGCTGAATACAATTCATGTATAAAGTCTCTACATGAATACGTTGACGCCGagaagcttcaattgattgagCTCGAAGCAGATTACGGTTTCCTCATGCTGAAAAGCTTTACACTGTTGGACTGTTGCCTGGTGCTTACAGTCTTATTTGCTCTAAAGAACAAGAGGTGGATTGCAGCAAATGCAAGTGAATATTTCAGTATACCAAGCAATGTGGCATTGGCGGGATGCATATACCTTCCGGAGAACTTTACTGGGACTGAGAAGAGATACCAATCTCCGATTTCCATCTCTGAATCCCATTTCAACAGTATCCTTGGCTTTAGAGAGTTATCATTTAGTGCCTCGAGCAACATAAGCCTGACTTCTTTTATGGACAGTTTATCGACATTGTTCTCTACTATGAAATTCGGCAAGTCCACTGGAGCTATAGTGCAAAGGTTCCATAAAGCATTTAGGCACTACCAAAATCGACTGAATTTGAGTTTGCACGAAGGCAGCCTCCCTGTGGGAATCATGTTCGATATGGCCAAGgtaagaagagaaaaccTTCCTAATATTGAGAATTCGAAACGTAATCTTAAGGCATACGCTGAGCAGGTCGTCACATTCAACAATCAAGCCAGCTTAAAAAAGGACGTTTCTACAAAGGAAGACACTGAAGATACAAATAATGTCACGAAACAGGTACCGAACAGACAACAAGCATCTGACCATTCAGGCTCTTCCCGTAACCTAATGCTAGCATCTGGCGCCAACCACTCCAACTCTGGcaacaacaatttcatgacccaagatcaaatcaaagagCACTGTGTGGCTACAATCAAGGCATCGATGGATGTCTTGAAGACAAAATCACCTTATCAGATATTCAAGCTATATGTGAAATGTCCCCGTCAAGACTACGCCGATATCGTttaccaaaatttgaatgaCTTGAGGTCCCAGACAAATTGCAATATTGTTATACTAAACCTGAACAATCTACACGAATCCAATCCATGGTTTGATTCACTCGACGTAGGTCCCTATACTAGCTTTGTTCAAAGACCACATCCAAGCACAGTCCGTGTTATTAGTATTGGTGGTATCGGGGAGCATATGATCAAGGCGCTCGATGCTATTTCCAAGGTGTTAAGCACGCCATTACCAAGTGTGACACACTAA
- the TDEL0B01720 gene encoding uncharacterized protein (similar to Saccharomyces cerevisiae YDR239C; ancestral locus Anc_8.463), whose translation MASDNDKKIHRKSFFSFGSVSLDKGNSRVDMTSAKTHTPKNERSKKPLEMQPLRNRNPFIEEVDHHGDKEVPRADSSSNALTGSDIKPLRRMSTNPFLIDEKMTNMPKTAPRMRRPPPPIDMDAVKVFAHTAPLDITTSSSTAQVSSTDETLKSASLSPIRTPVPPVENLLNQHRRQRSEAEKLVDDLDDYIKQHEKRITSHSPEEVDHEGDHEEDVSANMDSEVSLESPFLSVDPLSMVASDRESRLEHRAARKSDLGSEIETDAFSFTDSLNGKSVNSIQQVAMSEVNGAAPILVKLGYTNSNATQSDSNENYESANQQAHHNRPRIENIREITSHDESPKAEQDQFNDNDNDSYSSQVESEEPRRTFRVVNEDRPHFYFQTAGDTTTSTNASSTTEDDAPESNCESTNQNENEDRLSVYSSSNHKYPQDSSGEDRHSGRERSSINKFMGRNSPTSSEDFNRVGSLLEGGALKIEEAGDAAPLLDTPTVLRNPSIRSSDSTTTTTSGSSRPDKTVRLVSSYVEELRLKYYKTSNFLAAPPNLPVTLKQKNNLIQPKNIKVRIRTSSKQIGIKHGGAKQKLLSLETANEDSREGINGAKFQSSKNRIDVDHTKEFHDLLNNGGMGKRSNSTNDRKTWHGSNDDPEKYMNEIPGDDAYDSDDAMAPLRETGGARSLRGPTRSNTVVSYYTKNQNRFRSGTLDNGYAYLQDLPANINIKDYEDNVSVANSAIEESIISDDSSSLEQTFPYNRGPGLHLANPDTNSD comes from the coding sequence ATGGCTAGCGATAATGATAAGAAAATTCATCGAaagtctttcttctcttttggAAGCGTAAGCCTAGACAAAGGGAATTCAAGAGTGGACATGACGAGTGCCAAGACACATACaccaaagaatgaaagatcaaagaagccaCTTGAAATGCAGCCTTTGAGAAATAGGAATCCATTTATTGAGGAGGTTGACCATCATGGCGATAAAGAGGTACCGAGGGCCGACTCTTCATCGAATGCCCTAACGGGTTCGGATATTAAGCCACTTCGAAGAATGAGTACAAATCCGTTCcttattgatgaaaaaatgaCCAATATGCCGAAAACTGCACCAAGGATGCGGAGGCCTCCTCCGCCGATAGATATGGATGCAGTCAAGGTCTTTGCTCATACTGCTCCACTTGATATCACAACGAGTTCTAGCACAGCTCAAGTGAGCTCCACTGATGAAACTCTCAAATCTGCATCTCTTTCTCCTATAAGGACCCCCGTACCGCCAGTcgaaaacttgttgaaccaGCACAGACGCCAGAGGTCAGAAGCAGAAAAACTGGTCGATGATCTAGATGACTACATTAAACAGCATGAAAAACGAATTACTTCCCATTCACCAGAAGAGGTAGATCATGAGGGAGATcatgaggaagatgtttCGGCAAATATGGATTCGGAGGTTTCACTAGAGAGCCCGTTCTTGTCTGTCGATCCGCTCAGCATGGTAGCCAGCGATCGAGAAAGCCGTTTAGAACATCGTGCTGCCCGCAAATCTGACTTGGGATCTGAAATCGAAACGGATGCATTCTCATTTACAGATTCACTTAATGGTAAATCGGTTAACAGCATTCAACAAGTCGCCATGAGCGAGGTAAATGGAGCTGCTCCGATACTTGTGAAATTAGGTTACACCAACTCTAATGCTACGCAAAGTGACTCCAACGAAAACTATGAATCTGCAAATCAGCAAGCACATCATAATCGTCCTAGGATAGAAAATATTCGAGAAATAACAAGTCATGATGAATCACCAAAAGCTGAGCAAGACCAGTTTAATGACAACGACAACGATAGCTATTCATCTCAAGTGGAAAGTGAAGAGCCGCGGAGGACTTTTAGAGTTGTCAACGAAGACCGCCCGCATTTCTACTTCCAAACAGCCGGGGATACAACGACCAGTACAAACGCAAGTTCCACTACGGAAGATGACGCTCCAGAAAGCAATTGTGAATCCACAAATCAGAACGAGAATGAGGACCGACTTTCTGTTTACAGTAGTTCGAATCACAAATACCCTCAGGATTCATCAGGTGAAGATAGACATAGCGGTAGGGAGCGGTCGAGCATAAATAAATTCATGGGAAGAAACAGTCCGACCTCCTCTGAAGATTTCAATAGAGTCGGATCACTGCTTGAAGGCGGGGCATTGAAGATCGAAGAAGCGGGTGATGCAGCGCCTCTATTAGACACTCCTACTGTGTTGAGAAACCCCAGTATCAGGAGTAGTGATAGTACTACTACGACAACTTCCGGCTCCTCAAGACCAGACAAAACTGTGAGATTGGTCTCCAGCTACGTCGAGGAACTAAGATTGAAATACTACAAAACATCCAATTTTCTAGCAGCCCCTCCCAATCTACCTGTCACACTGAAGCAGAAGAATAATCTGATTCAACCTAAAAACATCAAAGTTCGCATCAGAACTAGTTCAAAACAAATTGGGATAAAGCATGGAGGTGCCAAGCAAAAATTGTTAAGTCTCGAGACCGCCAATGAAGACTCGAGGGAAGGAATTAACGGTGCCAAGtttcaaagcagcaaaAACAGAATTGATGTCGACCATACAAAGGAGTTTCACGACTTGCTCAATAATGGAGGAATGGGAAAACGTTCGAACAGCACCAATGATCGTAAAACCTGGCACGGCTCCAACGACGATCCAGAAAAGTATATGAATGAGATACCAGGTGATGACGCTTACGATAGTGACGATGCCATGGCGCCTCTGCGAGAGACAGGTGGGGCTCGCAGCTTGAGAGGACCCACAAGAAGCAATACAGTGGTTAGTTACTATACCAAGAACCAAAATCGATTCAGAAGCGGGACGTTAGATAACGGTTATGCATACTTACAAGATCTTCCTGCTAATATCAACATAAAGGACTACGAAGACAACGTATCTGTCGCTAACAGTGCCATCGAGG